A genomic segment from Psychrobacter arcticus 273-4 encodes:
- a CDS encoding sulfurtransferase TusA family protein — protein MSADSPSIMVRASYPICLAETVSKSGQQSIRQLLDLLPVNDTNLKHKTDLSKPSLIIKNMVDGRGLACPMPLLKTKVALRSVVAGESLYVVATDPNSQADIMAFCQQSLQTDAENPLSLIINQATVSDSKAASDNQTKYSVDTIYHFIITKTDSN, from the coding sequence ATGTCTGCTGATAGCCCATCAATCATGGTACGAGCTTCTTATCCGATATGTTTGGCAGAGACTGTGTCTAAGAGCGGGCAGCAATCAATAAGGCAGCTCCTAGATTTACTACCAGTCAATGACACCAACTTAAAGCATAAAACAGATTTGAGTAAACCGTCGCTTATTATTAAAAATATGGTCGATGGTCGAGGACTTGCCTGCCCGATGCCACTGTTAAAAACCAAAGTAGCATTACGCAGTGTCGTCGCTGGTGAGTCATTATACGTGGTGGCAACCGATCCAAATTCTCAAGCTGATATCATGGCTTTTTGTCAGCAAAGCTTGCAAACAGATGCCGAGAACCCACTATCGCTTATCATAAATCAAGCCACCGTATCAGACAGTAAAGCGGCAAGCGACAACCAAACTAAATATTCTGTTGATACAATATATCACTTCATCATTACCAAAACTGATAGCAACTAA